AAGGCGTACTTGATGAAGTTGATGGCGTAATCTCTGGTGATCTTGGAACCGCTGAAGCCGAGCAGGATGATCCCCGCATTGAGGACGATGTAGGCTTCGCATTTTACAAGAATTACCTGCGCGGCAATCATGGAAAAGCTGATGCAGATGGCAATGGCGACCAGCACCAGCCCGGCGGATTTGGCTATGTCCCAGCTCATGCTTGAAAGCATGGTGTCGAAGACCTGAACCCCGGCCAGAAAGATGCTGCCAGCCGTCACCGGCGGGGCTCCAAGTTCCTGCGCCGTCTTGCTCAGCCCGATAATGATCTGATTGGTCCATTCCTTGTAGTAAATGAGTATGGCGAACATCAGTCCGGCATAGAGCATGAGCATGATGAATTCGGCCATGGCTTCATCAATTCCGGTCTGTTTCGTGGCTATACGAAAGCCCAAAAAGCAGACATCCAGAATCAGGAGAAGTCTAAACAGAACCTTGGCGTGCTCGGTGAGCAGATCATCCCATTTACCGGCCTTGGCATGGAATTCCGTTGCGATGCGGGAGAGTATCTGCGTGTCGGCTGTGGCTGTGCCAGCCACCGAAGCGTTTGCAGATGCGTCAGCAGCCATGAACAGAACCAGCAGGGCGGAGAAGATAAAGCCCGCAAAGAGAATGAAACGATAGTTTACAGCAACCATGGCTAGAATCCGAGCGGCTCCGGGCCAGCTTCTTTTTTACAGGCTT
The Desulfovibrio sp. JC010 genome window above contains:
- a CDS encoding type IV secretion system protein; this encodes MVAVNYRFILFAGFIFSALLVLFMAADASANASVAGTATADTQILSRIATEFHAKAGKWDDLLTEHAKVLFRLLLILDVCFLGFRIATKQTGIDEAMAEFIMLMLYAGLMFAILIYYKEWTNQIIIGLSKTAQELGAPPVTAGSIFLAGVQVFDTMLSSMSWDIAKSAGLVLVAIAICISFSMIAAQVILVKCEAYIVLNAGIILLGFSGSKITRDYAINFIKYA